One genomic region from bacterium encodes:
- a CDS encoding carboxymuconolactone decarboxylase family protein gives MALAAEHPQHEPLILLSALSVLWLSPQDSQAVTLLQRYHARGFPREALRETALQLFLLAGFQASLEATFQIRDVLGDGLPAEEPELVRLDAPFWLERGKELQTSVYRENTSKLRENLTAASPELSVWTVLVGYGLVLSRPGLPSHWRELIEVALLVVQGFPRQLHSHLRGAVNLGATHAEVELMLSLASIFAPERQSASAWHMWRRIK, from the coding sequence ATGGCGCTGGCCGCAGAACATCCCCAGCATGAGCCGCTCATCCTTCTGTCCGCGCTTTCGGTGCTGTGGCTCTCGCCGCAGGATTCGCAGGCGGTAACTTTGTTGCAGCGTTATCACGCGCGCGGCTTCCCCCGGGAGGCCCTGCGCGAGACGGCGCTGCAACTTTTTTTGCTTGCCGGCTTTCAGGCATCACTCGAAGCCACCTTCCAGATCCGCGATGTCCTTGGTGACGGCTTGCCTGCCGAAGAGCCCGAGTTGGTGCGGCTTGATGCGCCATTTTGGCTGGAGCGCGGTAAGGAACTTCAGACCTCGGTCTACCGTGAGAATACGAGCAAGCTGCGGGAGAACCTGACCGCTGCTTCTCCGGAGTTGTCCGTTTGGACAGTGCTGGTCGGCTATGGTTTGGTACTATCCCGCCCAGGCTTGCCATCTCACTGGCGCGAACTGATCGAAGTCGCGCTCTTGGTGGTGCAGGGCTTTCCCCGCCAGCTACACAGCCATTTGCGGGGTGCGGTGAACCTTGGCGCCACCCATGCTGAGGTGGAATTGATGCTATCTTTGGCTTCCATTTTTGCTCCTGAGAGGCAGAGTGCGTCAGCATGGCACATGTGGCGGAGGATTAAGTAG
- the dnaK gene encoding molecular chaperone DnaK has protein sequence MSRIIGIDLGTTNSCVAVVENGEPIVIPNPEGARTTPSVVAFTKTGERLVGAAAKRQAITNPKRTVYSIKRFMGRRYEEVSEEMKRVPYDVVSDGGQAKVKIDDKNYSPPEISAMILQKMRQTAEDYLGEKITKAVVTVPAYFNDTQRQATKDAGDIAGLEVLRIINEPTAASLAYGLDKKKDEVVAVYDLGGGTFDVSVLDLGQGVFEVKSTNGDTHLGGDDWDSRLIDYLADEFKKNEGIDLRKDPMALQRLKEAAEKAKIELSGATQTQVNLPFITATAEGPKHLDMTITRARFQELTEDLAQRTIEPCRRALNDAGLKPSDINEIIMVGGATRMPRIVDLVREFFGKEPHRGVNPDEVVAIGAAIQGGILAGDVKDVLLLDVTPLSLGIETLGGVMTKLIDSNTTIPTRRTEVFSTASDNQPSVEIHVLQGERPMAVDNKTIGRFTLDGLPPAPRGIPQVEVTFDIDANGILQVAAKDKATNREQSIKITASSGLSKEEVERMKKDAKSHEGEDVKRREEADVRNSADAMVFQTERQMKELEEKITGDDKARLQAAVDRVKTALRASDMGEIKSSSDALTQIWAEIGPKLYAQQGAPQPEAQQGPEPTPGQGPAGDGSPQGGPGHVEDAEYEVVDENKKK, from the coding sequence ATGTCTCGAATTATTGGCATTGACTTGGGAACGACCAACTCTTGTGTGGCCGTGGTGGAAAACGGAGAACCGATCGTCATTCCGAATCCGGAAGGCGCGCGGACCACACCCTCGGTCGTGGCGTTCACCAAGACGGGCGAGCGGTTGGTGGGTGCCGCTGCCAAACGGCAGGCGATTACCAATCCGAAGCGGACCGTATATTCCATCAAGCGTTTCATGGGCCGGCGCTATGAAGAAGTCTCCGAAGAGATGAAGCGCGTGCCTTACGACGTCGTCAGCGACGGCGGCCAGGCGAAGGTCAAGATTGACGACAAGAATTACAGCCCGCCGGAAATTTCGGCGATGATCCTGCAGAAAATGCGGCAGACCGCCGAAGATTACCTCGGCGAAAAGATCACCAAGGCCGTGGTCACGGTGCCCGCGTACTTCAACGACACCCAGCGTCAGGCCACCAAAGACGCCGGTGACATCGCGGGTCTCGAAGTCCTGCGCATCATCAACGAGCCCACCGCGGCCTCGCTGGCTTACGGTCTGGACAAGAAGAAGGATGAAGTCGTCGCCGTCTATGACCTTGGCGGCGGCACCTTCGATGTGTCGGTGCTCGATCTGGGGCAGGGTGTCTTCGAAGTGAAGTCCACCAACGGCGACACTCATCTTGGCGGCGACGATTGGGACTCGCGCCTGATTGACTATCTGGCCGACGAGTTCAAGAAGAACGAAGGCATTGATCTGCGCAAGGATCCCATGGCGTTGCAGCGCCTGAAGGAAGCGGCGGAGAAAGCTAAGATCGAGCTGTCCGGCGCCACGCAGACGCAGGTGAATCTGCCGTTCATTACGGCGACTGCCGAAGGTCCGAAGCATCTGGACATGACCATCACCCGCGCCAGGTTTCAGGAACTGACCGAAGACCTCGCGCAGCGTACGATTGAACCCTGCCGCCGGGCGTTGAATGATGCAGGTCTGAAGCCCTCCGACATCAATGAGATCATCATGGTCGGCGGCGCGACGCGGATGCCGCGCATCGTGGACCTCGTGCGCGAGTTCTTCGGCAAAGAGCCGCATCGCGGCGTGAATCCCGATGAAGTGGTAGCCATCGGCGCGGCCATTCAGGGCGGTATTCTGGCCGGCGACGTCAAGGACGTGCTGCTGCTCGACGTCACTCCGCTATCCCTCGGCATCGAGACACTGGGCGGCGTGATGACCAAGCTGATTGACTCCAACACCACCATTCCCACGCGCCGCACGGAGGTCTTCTCCACGGCGTCGGACAATCAGCCGTCGGTGGAAATCCACGTGCTGCAAGGGGAACGCCCCATGGCGGTGGACAACAAGACTATCGGCCGCTTTACGCTGGACGGTCTGCCGCCCGCACCGCGCGGCATTCCGCAGGTGGAAGTGACCTTTGATATTGACGCCAACGGCATTCTGCAAGTGGCAGCCAAAGATAAGGCCACCAACCGCGAGCAGTCCATCAAGATTACGGCCAGTTCCGGTCTGTCCAAGGAAGAAGTGGAGCGCATGAAGAAGGACGCCAAGTCTCACGAGGGCGAGGACGTCAAGCGGCGCGAAGAAGCCGACGTGCGCAACTCCGCCGATGCCATGGTCTTCCAGACTGAGCGCCAGATGAAGGAACTCGAAGAGAAGATCACCGGCGACGATAAGGCCCGGCTGCAGGCCGCAGTGGATCGTGTTAAGACGGCACTTCGTGCCAGCGACATGGGCGAGATCAAATCCTCCAGCGATGCTCTGACTCAAATCTGGGCGGAGATCGGACCCAAGCTCTACGCGCAGCAGGGAGCGCCGCAGCCTGAAGCCCAGCAAGGCCCAGAACCCACTCCTGGACAGGGACCTGCCGGTGATGGCAGTCCGCAAGGGGGACCGGGTCATGTTGAAGATGCCGAGTATGAAGTCGTGGACGAAAACAAAAAGAAGTAA
- a CDS encoding HTH domain-containing protein yields MAKKWTAAEEKFLLDNYGKVPMAELADRFGVTRKAISAKMDKLRQAHGIDPVGARERAAQKTGKPGMVPGVRPPQPGGAVPRPVALLDQIRRPQIETLDTPVPEGMIPSGMAVMTEKGWQPIYVEKKRITS; encoded by the coding sequence ATGGCGAAGAAGTGGACTGCGGCAGAAGAGAAGTTTCTGCTCGATAATTACGGTAAAGTGCCGATGGCCGAACTGGCCGACCGGTTTGGCGTCACCCGTAAGGCGATCAGCGCAAAGATGGACAAGCTCCGTCAGGCGCACGGCATTGATCCCGTCGGTGCGCGGGAGCGCGCGGCTCAAAAAACCGGCAAACCCGGCATGGTGCCCGGTGTCCGACCACCCCAGCCGGGTGGAGCGGTGCCGAGACCTGTCGCTCTGCTGGATCAGATCCGGCGGCCGCAAATTGAGACTCTGGACACGCCGGTACCCGAAGGCATGATTCCTTCCGGCATGGCCGTCATGACGGAGAAGGGCTGGCAGCCGATTTACGTTGAGAAGAAGCGGATCACCAGTTGA